AGAGAGGTAGATATATGAAAAGGACAACTGATTTTCCAGAAAATAGCGTGAGCTCAGATAGAGGCAAACCTAGTCATACGTCGTGCGCACACGTTGGGTTTCCGTCTCCGGCAGATGACTATCTGGAAGGTGCGCTCGATTTGAACAAGTTGCTCGTGAACAATCCACCGGCGACCTTTTTTCTGCGTATAAAAGGTGATTCCATGAATGGTGCCGGAATCCATACGGATGACCTTCTCGTGGTAGATCGCTCGGTGTCGCCGACACACAACTCAATTGTGGTTGCTATGCTCAATGGTACATTA
This sequence is a window from Halodesulfovibrio sp. MK-HDV. Protein-coding genes within it:
- a CDS encoding LexA family transcriptional regulator, giving the protein MKRTTDFPENSVSSDRGKPSHTSCAHVGFPSPADDYLEGALDLNKLLVNNPPATFFLRIKGDSMNGAGIHTDDLLVVDRSVSPTHNSIVVAMLNGTLTVKRLWQKNGRVALMPDNPEYKPVEVTHNENFEVWGVATSVIHALRKKK